A window of the Mesotoga prima MesG1.Ag.4.2 genome harbors these coding sequences:
- the mnmA gene encoding tRNA 2-thiouridine(34) synthase MnmA — protein MVMVMEMKIGIALSGGVDSAVAAARLIRQGNDVIGYHMIVLEGNPLANAAADDAKAVADHLGIELKIVDLREEFRRILNYFTTSYMSGETPNPCVVCNDSIKFGLLLERMFSFGEEKIATGHYARLVSLDENVFLARALDRAKDQSYFLSRIGKHKLHDILFPLGEMTKEEVRQEASGIDLPVHSKKDSQEICFIPDGDYRSFLKSRGIEGNPGPITDESGILLGRHTGLSGYTIGQRKGIGFSGRDRYYVKRLDLKNNKLILAQRQSLMSEALVAKDPNWYIDPGEEFDCLCKIRSSMKPVSAKVTIVSGEKIRVDFQEKVWAVTPGQLAVFYIDDLVVGSAFIEENCILESEGNT, from the coding sequence ATGGTGATGGTGATGGAGATGAAAATCGGTATTGCATTGAGTGGCGGTGTCGACAGTGCCGTAGCGGCCGCTCGATTGATTAGACAGGGAAACGACGTAATTGGTTATCACATGATAGTTCTTGAGGGCAACCCGCTAGCAAATGCGGCTGCCGATGATGCAAAAGCCGTTGCCGACCATCTCGGTATAGAGCTGAAGATTGTAGATTTGCGCGAGGAGTTTAGAAGGATACTCAATTACTTCACCACTTCTTACATGAGTGGGGAGACGCCAAATCCTTGCGTCGTATGCAACGATTCGATAAAATTCGGATTGCTACTCGAGCGTATGTTCTCTTTCGGAGAGGAGAAGATAGCCACAGGCCATTACGCAAGACTTGTCTCCCTGGATGAAAATGTTTTTTTGGCAAGAGCACTTGACAGAGCGAAGGATCAGTCGTATTTCCTTTCGAGAATCGGGAAGCACAAATTGCACGACATTCTCTTTCCTCTGGGTGAAATGACGAAGGAAGAAGTCAGGCAAGAGGCTTCGGGGATTGATCTTCCCGTCCACTCGAAGAAAGACTCTCAGGAGATCTGTTTCATTCCCGACGGAGACTACAGAAGCTTTCTGAAGTCGCGGGGGATAGAGGGTAATCCGGGACCTATAACGGATGAAAGCGGAATTCTATTGGGAAGACATACCGGACTTTCGGGATACACCATCGGGCAACGTAAGGGAATAGGTTTTTCTGGGAGAGATCGCTACTATGTAAAGAGGCTTGATTTGAAGAACAACAAACTCATTCTCGCCCAAAGGCAGAGTTTAATGTCAGAAGCCTTGGTTGCTAAAGATCCTAACTGGTATATAGACCCTGGAGAAGAATTCGATTGCCTCTGCAAAATAAGGAGCTCCATGAAACCTGTTTCTGCCAAAGTGACCATCGTAAGTGGTGAGAAAATTAGAGTAGATTTTCAAGAGAAAGTGTGGGCGGTTACTCCTGGACAACTTGCCGTCTTCTATATCGACGATCTGGTAGTAGGAAGCGCGTTCATTGAGGAAAACTGTATTCTTGAAAGTGAAGGGAACACGTGA
- a CDS encoding vWA domain-containing protein, producing the protein MKRIGFLFLLFSLFLITTVYSKTLELKSWQIWDFSYNGIHGVCCAVSVKNGEIPVTGLSFEDFTITETLVDEYGNVLSKAEIAPEQREDQFGGIGFWERSVSSSKIDLVFLIDKTGSMADQIESIKSELKEFVNRLEADACDFRVAVLLFEAALLEEPGRKPPDHPFYGAMEMDELLLAIEEIETAGEWHINTWSYDAILFSSQLEFREDSRAVLVVITDTLPETVHGPFWYFSGGSVATKRAVEIALEERGIELEYFQPEESELAHMENYNRLINPALSESNFDHLAGAVSLGWPFKQDLIKVDALPVSESIYYLSWNSGLDEITDYYRKEGFKVEVDVKCGDEHVSLSYSPFFDEEGYLQSSEDYHLPVLDEEGNQLPDKAVEMGLLRELGDLKAFSGNYATKDGVLQLRSVDPGDYLYRLYAYGRSSYSYSTLRLKGTGKISFVQGEVIPDFVVARTGDAFLESVKIRGLMDEFVSNKIAVNESKEFAEKSLKWIDAVASDGLNLREMEALKRVYVSVGAFLNGMAYAAIESERVESDLLQMVRDTRSMTRKAGHRLQGMGSREENRQSIQVSMQLRKLSRHDFLKLPHFVIPNSFRDPGLILSEDGGPLTDNVAFSSDQRVFVLKRAAALRRGC; encoded by the coding sequence ATGAAAAGGATAGGCTTCCTATTTTTATTATTCTCACTTTTTCTGATCACAACTGTTTATTCGAAAACGCTTGAACTGAAAAGCTGGCAAATATGGGATTTCAGCTACAACGGCATTCATGGGGTTTGCTGCGCCGTCAGCGTCAAGAACGGAGAGATCCCCGTCACGGGACTCTCATTTGAAGACTTCACCATAACCGAGACTCTCGTAGACGAGTACGGGAATGTCTTGTCAAAGGCCGAAATTGCTCCGGAGCAGAGAGAAGACCAGTTTGGTGGCATTGGATTCTGGGAAAGATCAGTATCTTCCTCGAAAATCGATCTGGTCTTTCTCATAGATAAGACTGGCTCAATGGCGGATCAAATCGAGTCGATCAAGTCAGAACTGAAGGAATTCGTGAATCGACTCGAAGCTGATGCATGTGACTTCAGGGTGGCGGTTCTGCTATTTGAAGCAGCGTTGCTGGAAGAGCCCGGAAGAAAACCGCCGGACCATCCATTTTATGGAGCTATGGAAATGGACGAACTTCTCCTCGCTATCGAGGAAATCGAAACGGCAGGCGAATGGCATATAAACACCTGGAGTTATGATGCAATCCTCTTCAGCAGTCAGCTTGAATTCCGTGAAGACTCCAGAGCAGTTTTAGTAGTCATTACAGACACTCTTCCGGAGACCGTTCACGGACCATTCTGGTACTTTTCCGGAGGCAGTGTTGCAACGAAAAGAGCCGTGGAAATCGCGCTGGAAGAAAGGGGCATTGAGCTGGAATACTTCCAGCCCGAGGAGTCTGAACTGGCGCACATGGAGAATTATAACAGGCTCATAAACCCCGCATTGAGCGAGTCGAATTTTGACCATCTGGCAGGAGCCGTTTCTCTCGGCTGGCCATTCAAACAGGATCTCATCAAAGTCGATGCGCTGCCCGTTTCTGAATCGATTTATTACCTCTCCTGGAATTCTGGTCTTGATGAGATTACAGATTACTATCGGAAAGAAGGTTTCAAAGTTGAAGTGGACGTAAAATGTGGTGATGAGCATGTCTCTTTATCGTATTCGCCATTTTTCGATGAAGAAGGCTATCTTCAGAGTTCAGAGGACTACCACCTTCCCGTTCTCGATGAAGAGGGTAATCAGTTGCCCGACAAAGCCGTAGAAATGGGTTTGCTGAGAGAGTTGGGTGACCTGAAAGCATTCAGCGGGAACTATGCTACGAAAGATGGAGTTCTGCAGTTGCGGTCGGTTGATCCGGGGGATTACCTATACAGACTCTATGCATATGGAAGAAGTTCTTACAGCTATTCCACACTTCGGCTAAAAGGTACAGGGAAAATTTCATTCGTTCAGGGAGAAGTGATACCGGATTTTGTTGTTGCCCGTACGGGCGATGCATTTCTCGAGTCGGTTAAGATCAGAGGCCTCATGGATGAATTTGTAAGCAACAAGATCGCCGTGAATGAATCTAAAGAGTTTGCAGAAAAGTCGTTGAAATGGATAGATGCGGTCGCTTCTGACGGACTGAACCTAAGGGAAATGGAAGCCCTTAAGAGAGTTTACGTTTCAGTTGGGGCGTTTTTAAATGGAATGGCTTACGCAGCAATAGAATCCGAACGGGTAGAGAGTGATCTGCTGCAGATGGTGCGTGATACGAGGAGCATGACGCGAAAGGCAGGGCATCGATTACAGGGTATGGGGTCTCGTGAAGAGAACCGGCAATCAATTCAGGTTTCAATGCAACTGAGGAAGTTATCCCGGCATGACTTTTTGAAACTCCCTCACTTTGTCATCCCGAACTCGTTTCGGGATCCGGGTTTGATCCTCTCTGAGGACGGTGGACCGCTGACGGACAACGTAGCCTTCAGCAGCGATCAGCGGGTCTTCGTTCTTAAGCGTGCAGCTGCTCTTAGAAGGGGATGCTGA
- a CDS encoding GNAT family N-acetyltransferase, producing MEHIVRFEEITEETVLDAIRLSGTLLKGQERAVASNAVSIAQAHFAKNAWFRAIYAGDDMVGFIMLDFTPDPRMKDVKHASMWRFMIGGKYQKMGYGRDAILLLIEYLKAQGYEKLFTSCIVNDPSPLHFYLKLGFVDTGEWDDDEKILMRDL from the coding sequence ATGGAACATATAGTTAGATTCGAAGAGATAACAGAGGAGACGGTACTCGACGCTATCCGTTTGAGTGGTACCTTACTCAAAGGACAGGAAAGAGCCGTGGCCTCAAATGCAGTTTCGATCGCTCAAGCCCACTTTGCAAAGAATGCCTGGTTCCGTGCAATCTATGCAGGAGATGACATGGTGGGCTTCATTATGCTGGACTTCACACCCGATCCGAGAATGAAAGATGTTAAGCACGCCTCCATGTGGCGCTTCATGATCGGCGGCAAGTATCAGAAGATGGGATATGGAAGAGACGCTATCCTCTTGTTGATTGAGTATCTCAAGGCCCAGGGTTACGAGAAGCTCTTCACCTCTTGCATAGTCAATGATCCTTCCCCGCTCCACTTCTACCTGAAGCTGGGCTTCGTCGATACTGGGGAGTGGGACGATGATGAAAAGATACTGATGAGAGACCTCTAG